The Coleofasciculus sp. FACHB-1120 DNA window GCAAAGTCCACGAGTACCGCCCCAGACAAGCAGAAAGTCCCCTCCGAGGTGACGAGTAGATGCTGATTGGCAGGAGCCACGTAGACCATTCCTGGTTTCAATGGCTCTCCTTCTTGTGCCTGCTTGAGTGGCAAGGTCGTGGGGCGATTTAAAGCGTCCGTTATCAAACTGGAGCCAGACTGAGTGTCGGGTTTTTGCACCACAATAATCGCTGCCGGAAAGTCCGGGGGGAAGGCAGGCAGGATGTGGCTTAAGGCTATCAGCCCCCCCTCAGATACTGCCAGCACCACTACTTTGAAAGGGGAGCGCGAATTTCCATTTCCGCCTGCACTCTCCCCTGATTCCTCACTCTCGGCTAGGGGTACTGTCGCAGGCAATTGACCTTGGATCAAGCCATTGCCGGATAAAATCAGAGCGTTGTTCCGCTTGTTTAGCTTTTGCTTCATAACGCTGTGCTGACAAGATTTGGTTGCGATCGCGCGAATACTTCGCCATCTTATACATCAGCTCCACACGCTTTTGTAGAGAACGGATTGCCGCCCACAGTACCGACTCCTGAGCCGGGGACTGTCCTGCTACCAGAGTCTCTACTGAATAAGCGTGCCCCATGCGACAGATGTACTGGAGCAACCCGCTCTTATTTAGTTGGAACAAATTGCCGCCACAATCTGGACAAGTAAAGCCTGAGAAGGTTCCATGCTTTCTCAGTTCCCGTAAAGCGGCTCCATCTACTTCCACAACGTCGATATTCGTCTCAAATTCGCTTTCGCTAAGCACAGTGCTGGCTGCTTCCTCTGCCACGGGTTCATGGGCTAGACGCACTAAAGCCGGGGCGATTGACGACAGCGGCAGGATAAAATCAACCTCTGTGTGTTCGATGGCACTCTTTGGCATTCCTGAGAAAAAGGCGTCTGTTAGGTCTTGAACCACAGCTACACCGCCTTGCCGCTTTAAATCAATCAGTCCCGCCGTGCCATCGTCAAGGGTGCCCGACAGCACCACCCCGACTACCCGGCGTTTGTACGCCCTCCCGGCGGTGCGAAACAGGGGATCGACTGCCGGACGAGTGCCGTTCTCTTTTGGCCCTTGCACCAAACGGATGTATCCGCGTTTCACCAGCAGGTGGTAATCTGGCGGTGCCACATAGATCCGCCCTAGCTCAATCTTCTCATCGTTTTTAGCATGGTCTGCGTGCAAGAAACCTTCGCGGTTCAAAAGCTGCGGCAGAATACTCTGACCCCACGCGGGAAAGTGAACCACAACGAAAATCGCCGCCGGAAGATTCGGTGGCAAATCAGCGACCAATTGAATCAAGGCTTCCACTCCCCCTGCGGAAGCTCCAATAACAATAATGTCGTGACCAGGCATTTACCTCTCCTGAGCGAAGAATGGGGAAAACCTATCCGATTGATGCAATAAGGTGAAAACTCTGCTGAATCTCAGTGATGAATCGCTAGGTAGGTTTTAGTGGATTCCTACAAGGAAACGTGCTGGGCGGGTGAAGGATCGAGCGAAGCTCGATCCTTCACCCGCCCAGCATCTTCTTGAGAGAATCGCTATTTTCTGCCTTCTCTGCAAAGCTTGCAAGGCAGTGGATTTTTAAAGCTTTAGCTTGCTTATAACTAAGGTAACTGCTAGTGTTTCACTCATCTTCTAGCTGGGGAATGAGTTCCGTATGAACTTCATAAATGAGCCTGCATACAAAAAGTCTTGATGGTTAACCACATTAGAAGATTGGTATTAGCAGCTGCCTTCTCTTAAATTGCGTCTTGAAGTGGTCAGCAGGCGTTGCTACGGATTCAAAATGAATAATTTAGAAGTTTTTGCCCTAGCGATCGCTTTCTCTTTACTTTCTCTTTGATGAGATCGGGAAAGTTCCATTACCCTAGAAGAGGCTTTCTCATCCAGTCTGAGTTGCAACCAACGCTCTACCCCTGATTCCTGAAATGGTGGAACAACTGAAACCCCGCTATTCTGTTGCTTGGATTAGTAAAATCGCTGAAGTGCCCCAAGCCGAGTGGGACGCGATCGCTCTGC harbors:
- a CDS encoding chemotaxis protein CheB, producing the protein MKQKLNKRNNALILSGNGLIQGQLPATVPLAESEESGESAGGNGNSRSPFKVVVLAVSEGGLIALSHILPAFPPDFPAAIIVVQKPDTQSGSSLITDALNRPTTLPLKQAQEGEPLKPGMVYVAPANQHLLVTSEGTFCLSGAVLVDFARPSADLLLQSLAASFKERAIAVILSGSGGDGVSGVQAIKKMGGLAIAQNESTSEFFEMPRAAIEKGKVDFVLPLDEIGSTLVNLVVSSVLT
- a CDS encoding chemotaxis protein CheB, with the protein product MPGHDIIVIGASAGGVEALIQLVADLPPNLPAAIFVVVHFPAWGQSILPQLLNREGFLHADHAKNDEKIELGRIYVAPPDYHLLVKRGYIRLVQGPKENGTRPAVDPLFRTAGRAYKRRVVGVVLSGTLDDGTAGLIDLKRQGGVAVVQDLTDAFFSGMPKSAIEHTEVDFILPLSSIAPALVRLAHEPVAEEAASTVLSESEFETNIDVVEVDGAALRELRKHGTFSGFTCPDCGGNLFQLNKSGLLQYICRMGHAYSVETLVAGQSPAQESVLWAAIRSLQKRVELMYKMAKYSRDRNQILSAQRYEAKAKQAEQRSDFIRQWLDPRSIACDSTPSRE